The Arachis hypogaea cultivar Tifrunner chromosome 14, arahy.Tifrunner.gnm2.J5K5, whole genome shotgun sequence DNA window tgtAATTGTGTGTGTCAAATTCTATTGCCTCATTCATGTTTTTATAGGCAAACAAATTCTTCttttcaaacattattaattgtgCTATATGAGAATTTGCTTCTTCCAGCATGGGAAATTAGATTCACCCATAAATGAGcattcatccttatccttccaTTCTGTAACAATAACTACGGAAATTAAACAAATATTTGCAGGTGAAGCTAGTGGAGTTGTATCTTAAAAGAGTATTAAAGAATACTTGCTGATGTTGGTTTGAGTGATTATTCACTTAGTTGTGCCAATTATTCACCATAATTTCTGATTTGTTTTAAAGgtcagtttttcttttttttttctttttccttcttttttgcttctatttttttttttttttgaaaacaagagctcaacacaataaaatGGACCTAAAGATCTAGATAAACACCACAAGCCTACTAAAGGAAATAACACAATAAGGTCCCAATGTCACCttcggcatagccatcaacaacaaagGGAAACAACACCTCTCCATTCAGTCACACTAGTCGTAGTCATGTGGATTACTTCTACAACACATTTGCTTTGATTCTGGAAGATCCGCTTATTTCTTTCCATCCATATATTCCAAATAATTACGCTAAAACACCTTAGTCGCTGCTTTCGATCCTCCTTACTCCTCGGTTCCTCTGTCCAACTTAGAAAATGCTCTTTCATCGTATCCGGACAAGACCATTGGTATCCAAGCCCTGATATCCAAGCACTCCACACCTGCCAAGCAAATACACAACCTAGAAACAAGTGATGTACCCGTTCCACATCGTTATTACATAAAAAACATGCATTATCTTCCTGTCTAATAATGCCAAATCGACTCAACCTTTCCTTGGTATTCACCATGCCTAGCAACACAAACCAAGTGAACAGCTCCACCTTTAGTGGAACCAAACCTTTCCAAATAGTTCTGGTGAAGCTGTAGCTGGTTACCTCCTCTGGAAGCATCTCCTCCTGCATTACCTGCACAAATGTGTTAGTTGAAAAAATACCTTGCCTATCATATTTCCACACCACTCTATCCTCTCTGTCATGTATTAATTTCACAGGTCTCAAAGCCACATGTAATTGATTAGAAGCTCCAATTCCCATTGAAAAAGCTctcgcctccattggaagtttcagatccactctaacccatcccaaaatccAATATCCCCAATCACAGATCCACATTGGTTTGAGATAGAGAAAAGCCTCGGGAACCGATTCTCCAGCGATCCCCCCAGTAACCATACATCCTCCCAAAATCGTGTCCATCGCCCATCACCAATCTCCATGGATAGGCCCGTAACCATCTTTTCCTTTAGATGGTCATTCATGAATTGTAGCTGGCATACGTCTTTCCATGGCCCTCCTCTCCTAGGAACAGCGGGCATACATTTTTCCACAGCGGACACTCTTCCTTAGcaaacctccaccaccacttaaacaacagAACTGTATTGCGAATCATAACATCACCAACTCCCAAGCCGCCTAGCTTCTTAAGAGCCTGCACCATCTCCCATCTAACTAATGCCACACCATGTCCACCATCTTCCTTACTCCACAGGAACCTTCTCTGCAATGAGATTAATTTCTCAGCAACAGCTTTTGGCATCTTGAACAAGCTCAAATAATACACCGGTAGACTATTTAGGACTGACTTGATCAACACCAATTTCCCTGCTTTGTTTAGTAACCGAGCTTTCCACAGACTGAGTTTCTCCTCCACTTTGTCTATTATAGGCTTCCAAGTCTTCACTAACCTCGGGTTTGCTCCAAGAGAGACTCCAAGGTATTTAACTGGGAGGGTTTCCTGCTTGCACCCCAAAAGGTTACACATACGCTGGACCCACTGCTCTTCACAATTAATTAGAATCAAACTGGATTTATCGAAATTAATACTGAGGCCTGACATCAACTCAAAACATCGCAGTAGTCACTTATAATTCTTAATAGTCTCCTCTTTCGGTGGGCAGAACAGAATAGTATCATCCGCAAACTGGAGGTGAGACAATTCAATACCATCTCTTTCTACCAGCAACGGTGATATACGGTCGTTCCTGATTGCCTCTCCGACCATACGATGCAGCACATCCACAACCAGAACAAATAAGAAGGGAGAAAGTGGGTCACCTTGTCTCAAGCCTCTTTCCATTTTGAAGGGTTTTGTTGGCGAACCATTTATCAGAACAGACATAGATGCAGTGGAGACGCACTCCATTACCCACTCTCTCCATTTATACCCAAACCCCATCTTTTGTAACACAATGTCCACAAAGCTCCATTTGATCCTATCATATGCTTTCTAAAAATCTAACTTGATAATTGCTGCCTTCTTTTTCCTCTGTTTCAGCCAGTTTACTGTTTCACACGCTATAAGTTCCCCATCATGTATCTTCTTTCCCTTGACAAAAGCACTCTGAGTCTCCCCTACTAATCCTGGCATCATCGATCTCATCCTTCTAACTAGTACCTTCGACATAACCTTGTAAACACACCCCACCATACTAATAGGTCTTAAGTCTTTGATCTCCTTCGCATCTACAAACTTGGGTGCCAGCGCCACCCAAGTTATATTGCTGTCTGTCGGTAGTCTGGACGTCTGAAAGAACCCCATCACTGCTGCTGTGAATTCAGACCCAATCTCTCCCCAGCATCTTTTGATGAAATTCATGTTGTACCCATCACACCCTAGCGCCTTAGATGACTCACAATCCCACACAGCCTCTCTGATCTCCGCAGCCGACGGCATCATCTCTAACATCAAAGCATCTTCCTCATCTATCCTACTGACCAGACCATCTCTAAAACCCATCATAGGAGTAGTTTCCTGATGATATAAATCCTTGTAGAACTCTCTGATAGCTATCTTGATTCTCGCTTGGTTCTTGACCGTTCTGCCATTTACTACTAGAGCATCAATCCTATGATTACGCCTTCTTGATGAAGCTATGTTGTGAAAGTACCTTGTATTTCTGTCCATCTCCTTCGCATGCCGTGACCGAGACATCTGTTTCCAATGTACTTCCTTCCTTACATACCATCGCTCACAACAAGTAACCAATGCTCTTCTTCTAGCCTCCATCGTTTCATCATATACTCCATTGCTTACCCTGTCATCAATCCTCTTGATTTCTTCCTCAAACCTTGTAATTTTTTTGTCCATCTCACCAAAATTTTCCTTCTGCCATCTTCCTATTGGAACAGTCAAAGCCTTCAGTTTGTCTGTGAACTAGATCTCCCCCAAAGCTCGCCATTCTTCTTTAACCATGCAGAGGAACCCCTCATGTGTAAACCATGAATGAAGACTGCGGAACGGCCTTGGACTTCCCCTCTGCTTGTTGTCTTCCACTATTATAGGGCAATGATCTGACAAATCCCTCGGCCCACCTCGTACCCGAGTTGCTGGAAACTCATCTAACCACTCTACATTCACCAGAGCTCTATCTATTCGACTACAAGAGCGTCCTCGAAACCATGTAAACTTCTGATTAGTAAGCAGCAAATCCACTAGCTGCATATCTTGTATCCAACTCTTGAAATCTTCCGCTGACCGAGGCAGGCTGGCTGCATCTTTCCTTTCCTCCACATGTACTATTTCATTAAAGTCCCCTAAAAAACAGCAAGGAACCTGACATAGCCCAGCTACATAGCTCAGCTCCTCCCAAACATGATTCTTTTCATCTCTATTATGTGCACCATAGACCAAAATAAAAGCGCAATTGAACCGACTCTTTAACATTACTCCT harbors:
- the LOC140178605 gene encoding uncharacterized protein yields the protein MASLQAQNEEIARKRKVAKQKIVTKFDVATLWGQDGSGWEYVGSDGDFNEIVHVEERKDAASLPRSAEDFKSWIQDMQLVDLLLTNQKFTWFRGRSCSRIDRALVNVEWLDEFPATRVRGGPRDLSDHCPIIVEDNKQRGSPRPFRSLHSWFTHEGFLCMVKEEWRALGEI